In Phormidium yuhuli AB48, one genomic interval encodes:
- a CDS encoding methyl-accepting chemotaxis protein: protein MSDHEVYGNRDRQGGPTPDRPVRSLSDSSPATAHPSHPHGPEGDPLLEQLLEANRCEQSGNLAEARFLYEGLIQQDPDGFYGISARKALTHLGPQDSESRAGSAASTGTAGSAAGLLSLPQTATDWLSRCWQDLSFTHKLTILLVSGSVIPVAITTLFLVARTQERVQEDFLAQLNSDVASWGTDYVMWTEDDSFTEAENLSYLVAVRDINLSNPQQIEQERRYLDALATEALAAGDRNRADTTKSFRILTDAEGTTVAQGIKIHTSALYESPYPPVPEPDREISSAEFQRIETQPGIALGDLDIVRAALETGQPQRGIEILPSGIISRLGLEPQAKIPLRESLARTTQPPPLPLAQRDFALDDFQAGLTTVVVFPVRLDGEIVGTTIVGVLHNRHHALLDEFQQLFGAEALSVYAYDWRVNTNIDAGDGTRAIGTLAPAPVVRQVLQEGQDNISLVENIDNKNYLTVYRPLYDHTRRTNPEVTPIGMVSVARPQTELEQLVRAQQLLGLAVGGGAALIVSGIAIVVAKAFAKSLEDLAAFAQRVGRGERGVRLQSTERTDEIGILSQELNQMAASIEVNMTSVEQQETLRRQEAEHQRQEKERLQRGVMNLLLEIEGAQRGDLTVNAAVTDGAVGSIADAFNTTIIRLRELVSQVQHIANQVNDLASNNTPVMQQLSRDATVQAQEISRTLGTVAQIVESIRVVDQSAQQAAAIAQQGAKTARDGEEVMDLTVLSIKKISAAVAETASKVDRLTDSFKQILQILTIISGISERTNLLAYNASIEASRVPGEYGQGFRVVAEEVRRLAGRATEATRSIEQIVEIIQQDTVEVQQAMEVGKSEVAEGTERVAQTKQTLKGLADLSQTIDQYVQAISQNTTTQRSASKQVNQMVEQVSSMTENTSATAQTVTESLEELRQAAATLKDSVAQFRL from the coding sequence ATGTCCGATCATGAAGTGTACGGGAACCGCGATCGCCAAGGGGGCCCAACCCCCGATCGCCCCGTCCGATCTCTGTCCGATAGTTCCCCAGCTACGGCACATCCCTCCCATCCTCACGGCCCTGAGGGAGACCCCCTCCTAGAACAACTGCTCGAAGCCAATCGCTGCGAGCAATCTGGGAACTTGGCCGAGGCAAGATTCCTCTATGAAGGTCTGATCCAACAAGACCCAGATGGCTTTTACGGCATTAGCGCCCGCAAAGCCCTAACTCATCTTGGCCCCCAGGACTCAGAGTCTAGGGCGGGGAGCGCCGCCTCCACCGGAACCGCCGGGTCTGCCGCTGGCTTGTTATCCCTTCCCCAAACGGCGACAGACTGGTTAAGTCGGTGCTGGCAGGATCTCAGCTTTACCCACAAACTCACCATTCTCCTCGTGAGCGGTTCGGTGATTCCTGTGGCCATCACCACCCTCTTCCTCGTTGCTCGGACCCAAGAGCGGGTTCAGGAAGACTTCCTCGCTCAACTCAACTCCGATGTTGCCAGTTGGGGAACTGACTATGTGATGTGGACTGAGGATGATAGTTTCACCGAAGCCGAAAACCTCTCCTACCTGGTGGCGGTTCGAGATATTAATCTCAGTAACCCTCAGCAAATTGAACAGGAACGGCGCTATCTCGATGCCCTAGCCACAGAAGCCCTGGCAGCAGGCGATCGCAACCGGGCTGATACCACCAAGAGTTTTCGCATTCTCACGGACGCGGAGGGAACTACAGTCGCCCAAGGGATCAAAATCCACACCTCCGCCCTCTACGAATCCCCCTATCCCCCCGTACCGGAACCAGACCGCGAGATTTCCTCCGCCGAGTTTCAGCGTATCGAAACCCAACCGGGCATCGCTCTGGGAGACCTCGATATTGTGCGAGCAGCCCTGGAAACCGGTCAGCCACAACGGGGCATTGAAATTCTTCCGTCCGGGATTATCAGCCGCTTAGGACTCGAACCCCAAGCCAAAATTCCCTTGAGAGAATCCCTAGCCCGTACCACCCAACCGCCCCCCCTGCCCCTCGCTCAACGGGACTTTGCCCTCGATGACTTTCAAGCCGGACTGACCACCGTTGTCGTCTTCCCCGTGCGCCTGGACGGGGAAATTGTGGGGACTACCATCGTCGGCGTGCTTCATAACCGGCATCATGCCCTCCTCGATGAGTTTCAGCAGCTATTTGGGGCTGAGGCTCTCTCCGTCTATGCCTACGATTGGCGAGTGAATACGAATATCGACGCGGGTGACGGAACCCGGGCCATCGGAACCCTGGCCCCCGCCCCGGTGGTGCGGCAGGTCTTGCAGGAGGGACAGGACAATATCTCCTTGGTGGAAAACATCGATAACAAGAACTATCTGACGGTCTATCGTCCCCTCTATGACCATACCCGTCGCACCAATCCTGAGGTAACGCCGATTGGTATGGTCTCCGTGGCCCGACCCCAAACAGAACTCGAACAACTCGTACGTGCCCAACAACTGCTGGGGTTAGCCGTTGGCGGGGGGGCAGCTTTGATTGTCAGTGGCATTGCGATCGTGGTGGCTAAAGCCTTTGCCAAATCCCTGGAAGACCTAGCGGCCTTCGCCCAGCGAGTGGGGCGGGGTGAGCGAGGGGTTCGGCTTCAAAGTACAGAGCGAACGGATGAAATTGGTATTTTGTCCCAGGAATTGAATCAGATGGCTGCCAGCATTGAGGTGAACATGACCTCAGTGGAACAACAGGAGACCCTGCGCCGCCAGGAAGCCGAACACCAACGACAGGAAAAAGAACGGCTGCAACGGGGGGTGATGAATCTTTTGTTGGAAATTGAAGGGGCGCAACGGGGTGATTTGACCGTTAATGCAGCGGTGACGGATGGGGCCGTCGGTTCTATTGCCGATGCTTTCAATACCACGATTATTCGCTTGCGGGAATTAGTGTCCCAGGTGCAACATATCGCCAATCAAGTCAATGATCTAGCCTCGAATAATACCCCAGTGATGCAACAGTTATCTCGGGATGCGACGGTTCAAGCTCAGGAAATTAGCCGCACCTTGGGGACTGTGGCCCAGATTGTTGAGTCTATTCGGGTGGTAGACCAGTCCGCCCAACAGGCCGCGGCGATCGCGCAGCAGGGGGCGAAGACAGCTCGCGATGGGGAAGAGGTGATGGACTTGACGGTGTTGAGTATTAAGAAAATTAGCGCCGCTGTGGCCGAAACCGCTAGCAAAGTCGATCGCCTCACGGACTCCTTCAAGCAAATTTTACAAATTCTGACGATTATTTCAGGAATTTCAGAACGAACCAACCTCTTGGCTTACAATGCCAGTATTGAAGCCTCTCGGGTGCCGGGAGAATATGGTCAGGGCTTCCGGGTGGTGGCAGAAGAAGTGCGTCGCCTGGCAGGACGGGCCACGGAAGCCACCCGCAGTATTGAGCAGATTGTCGAGATTATTCAGCAGGATACCGTTGAGGTGCAACAGGCTATGGAAGTGGGTAAGTCAGAGGTGGCAGAAGGGACGGAACGGGTGGCCCAAACTAAACAAACCCTGAAGGGATTGGCGGATCTCAGTCAGACCATTGACCAATATGTGCAAGCCATCTCGCAAAATACCACGACGCAACGCTCCGCCTCGAAACAGGTCAATCAAATGGTGGAACAGGTCTCGTCCATGACAGAAAACACGTCCGCGACGGCCCAAACGGTCACGGAATCCTTGGAAGAACTGCGCCAAGCGGCGGCCACCCTGAAGGATTCCGTGGCTCAGTTCCGACTTTAA
- a CDS encoding response regulator transcription factor produces MKHIFVVEDGHAEQKMMRALLEQSGFQVTLASAVDEAWEKLKSVTPPHLFILDIVMPGKSGLELCRTIRENPELKDTPVIFCSSKSEEFDRFWALRQGAQAYLIKPYAPKELLDTVYQHIQ; encoded by the coding sequence ATGAAACATATATTTGTTGTCGAAGACGGTCACGCTGAACAAAAAATGATGCGGGCCCTACTAGAACAATCTGGCTTTCAAGTGACCCTCGCCAGCGCCGTGGATGAAGCTTGGGAAAAACTCAAATCCGTGACCCCGCCTCATCTTTTCATTTTAGATATTGTCATGCCCGGAAAAAGCGGTTTAGAATTGTGTCGAACAATCCGCGAAAACCCTGAACTAAAAGATACCCCCGTGATATTTTGTAGTTCCAAAAGCGAAGAGTTTGACCGCTTCTGGGCTCTGAGACAGGGAGCGCAAGCCTATTTGATTAAACCCTATGCTCCCAAAGAACTCCTCGATACGGTGTATCAGCATATCCAATAG
- a CDS encoding methyl-accepting chemotaxis protein has protein sequence MAQPDSDLRPNMDPDTVSSTHSLDLLDLLLKANKFEQNGDVEQARELYRQIIDQDPDGVWGQSARKALGDSPHGDEPADTRFGENNPLSSPPTVAPVVSHSLSMASPSRSKRRGLSLGAKLQLMAIAAAIIPLASAGLASLWLSRDAQDPLGDPFNSSLEDLPLDRQLEEQLEPSPLPSGHRSLLIWLLGGGSAFITLGLILPYVHRWGQQLGAIADYSTAVNQDNPLARLDLTPGDNEIGVIVEQIREMIDRLTYQGERVKQLERQRDRDHYQQQQHKQRLQQQAMDLLERLETTRRGNLTSQAPLSDGAMGAIADAYNATLGTLRRSISQISQVSDRLQNQGQTSHLGIQTLLAQVKQECQDLEQAQQDIRALSANLRQLSQNQEEIRLLAQDISQTVAEGAQEGSEAVTSIDALRSTVANSSKKAKRLAESAQEVSQILTVVFGISERANLLAFNAAIEAARAGERGAGFRQVADDVRGLAVQIGESTADIEQLINGIQQETAEVLDVLEAGTSTVVKSTRCVQQTQTRLQQVLALSHTIDTTLDPGSNRQPSEIHQEGAIISVMDSLYRESLSTVEEAGQVEGDLQQLLEDIEILKSAVAKFQIESS, from the coding sequence ATGGCTCAACCCGACTCTGACCTCAGACCCAATATGGATCCCGATACCGTCAGTTCTACCCATTCCCTGGACTTGCTCGATTTGTTATTGAAGGCCAATAAATTTGAGCAAAATGGGGATGTGGAGCAGGCACGGGAGCTGTACCGGCAAATTATTGATCAAGATCCTGATGGAGTATGGGGGCAAAGTGCGCGTAAAGCTCTCGGAGATAGCCCTCATGGAGATGAACCCGCCGATACTCGGTTTGGCGAAAATAACCCTCTGTCATCGCCGCCAACAGTGGCACCGGTTGTCAGTCATTCTCTCTCCATGGCCTCCCCCAGTCGCTCTAAGCGGCGGGGACTCTCCCTGGGGGCAAAACTGCAATTGATGGCGATCGCCGCTGCTATCATCCCCTTAGCCAGCGCCGGATTAGCCAGTCTCTGGCTCTCCCGAGATGCCCAGGATCCCCTAGGAGACCCTTTCAATTCGTCCCTGGAGGATCTCCCCTTAGATCGTCAGCTCGAAGAGCAGTTAGAGCCTTCTCCATTGCCCTCGGGTCATCGGAGCTTACTGATTTGGCTACTTGGGGGGGGGAGTGCCTTCATTACCCTGGGTCTGATTCTGCCTTATGTCCATCGTTGGGGACAACAACTCGGGGCCATCGCCGACTATAGTACCGCCGTCAACCAAGATAATCCCCTGGCTCGCCTAGACCTGACCCCCGGCGATAATGAGATTGGTGTCATTGTTGAACAAATTCGGGAGATGATTGACCGCCTGACCTATCAAGGGGAACGGGTCAAACAACTAGAACGACAGCGCGATCGCGACCATTACCAACAGCAACAACACAAACAACGGCTGCAACAACAAGCCATGGATCTCCTGGAACGGCTCGAAACCACCCGGCGCGGCAACCTGACCAGCCAAGCGCCCCTCAGCGACGGTGCTATGGGGGCGATCGCCGATGCCTACAATGCGACCCTAGGGACCCTGCGTCGTAGCATCAGCCAAATTAGCCAAGTCAGCGATCGACTCCAAAACCAAGGCCAAACCAGTCATCTAGGCATCCAAACCCTTCTGGCACAGGTGAAACAAGAATGCCAAGATCTTGAACAGGCCCAGCAAGACATCCGAGCCCTCAGTGCCAACCTTCGTCAACTGAGCCAAAATCAGGAGGAGATTAGGCTCTTAGCCCAAGACATTAGCCAAACCGTCGCCGAGGGTGCTCAAGAAGGCTCTGAGGCCGTCACCAGTATTGATGCCCTCCGCAGCACCGTCGCCAACAGTTCCAAAAAAGCCAAACGTCTGGCCGAGTCTGCCCAGGAAGTCTCACAAATCTTAACCGTCGTCTTTGGGATTTCTGAACGTGCCAATCTCTTAGCCTTTAACGCCGCCATTGAGGCAGCCCGGGCGGGAGAGCGAGGTGCCGGATTTCGTCAAGTCGCCGACGATGTCCGAGGTCTAGCCGTACAAATTGGTGAATCGACCGCCGACATTGAACAGCTCATCAATGGCATTCAGCAGGAAACTGCCGAAGTCCTAGATGTCTTGGAAGCTGGAACCAGCACGGTTGTCAAAAGTACCCGCTGCGTTCAACAAACCCAAACCCGTCTTCAACAGGTGCTAGCGCTCTCCCACACCATAGATACCACCCTCGATCCAGGGAGCAACCGCCAACCCTCTGAGATCCATCAGGAAGGAGCCATTATCTCGGTCATGGATAGCCTCTATCGTGAATCCCTAAGCACCGTTGAGGAAGCGGGCCAGGTTGAGGGAGATCTCCAGCAACTACTTGAAGATATTGAGATTCTCAAGTCCGCCGTGGCAAAATTTCAAATTGAGTCCTCCTAG
- a CDS encoding chemotaxis protein CheW has product MERDYFKVRVSGEVRVALPLDAVDAALQLDRQLICPIPGVMPSLLGVINRQGVLTWVLDTRQFLDLPSGHSSPGLNLPGQAVKALLLTRELAPKASLTLPGDEDESLMGHDGPPGRGANRQRQTIACVVADLERVFTASRSRQVRQRLKPRLQPLLSQVVYDGHEGVAVLDPQALLDALQEQPLSRPRSTTAPVGAQNVSSLHRS; this is encoded by the coding sequence ATGGAACGCGATTACTTTAAAGTTCGGGTCTCAGGAGAGGTGCGGGTGGCCTTGCCCTTAGATGCTGTCGATGCGGCGTTACAACTTGATCGACAATTGATTTGCCCCATTCCAGGAGTTATGCCCAGTTTATTAGGGGTCATCAATCGTCAGGGAGTTTTAACATGGGTGTTGGATACCCGTCAATTTTTAGACTTGCCCTCTGGCCACTCGTCGCCGGGGCTGAATTTACCCGGTCAGGCCGTCAAGGCCTTGTTGTTAACCCGTGAACTGGCTCCTAAAGCGTCTCTAACGTTACCCGGGGATGAGGATGAGTCCTTAATGGGGCATGACGGACCTCCTGGACGGGGAGCAAACCGACAACGGCAAACCATAGCCTGTGTAGTCGCCGATTTAGAACGGGTCTTTACCGCCTCGCGATCGCGTCAAGTAAGGCAACGACTTAAACCCAGACTCCAACCGCTCTTATCCCAAGTGGTTTATGACGGTCATGAAGGCGTAGCCGTCTTAGATCCCCAAGCCTTATTAGATGCTCTACAAGAACAGCCTTTATCCCGACCTCGCTCAACCACCGCCCCTGTAGGAGCGCAAAACGTTTCGTCCCTACATCGGTCATAA